A genomic window from Mycobacterium sp. 050128 includes:
- a CDS encoding glycogen/starch/alpha-glucan phosphorylase, with product MGAPALQRAITDHLRYSIGRPAAALRPEHYYRALALAVRDRMQDRRVASTQTSLDLGRKVTCYLSAEFLMGPQLGNNLLNLGLEGAAKSALAAMGQRLDEVLACEEEPGLGNGGLGRLAACYLDSLATLERPAIGYGIRYEFGIFDQEIHDGWQVEQTDNWLDRGNPWEIAKPDVNYFVKWGGHVERYSDDTGRERSRWVPGLLLKGTAFDTPIQGYGVNTCNVLTLWSARAVKSFALDAFNTGDYYKAVEDEVTSETVTKVLYPNDEPEAGKRLRLLQQHFFVSCSLQHVLHIMDDLADAGVRELPQRFALQLNDTHPSIGVAELMRLLIDERHLEWEEAWDITVATFAYTNHTLLPEALETWPLELFGESLPRHLEIIYEINRRFLNEVRTRFLGDADRVRRMSLIGEDGGKNVRMAHLATVGSHAINGVAALHSELLKESVLKDFFEMWPERFSNKTNGVTPRRFLALSNPGLRELLDRTIGDGWLTDLGKLRGLEPFVDDASFREQWRDIKRNNKARLANFIKETTGVELNPQWIFDIQVKRIHEYKRQHLNVLHIIALYYRLKQNPELSIPPRAFIFGGKAAPGYFLAKRIIKLINAVGETINNDPEVNKFLKVAFIPNFNVQNAHLIYPAANVSEQISTAGKEASGTGNMKFMINGALTVGTLDGANVEIREEAGAENFFLFGLTVDEVEALKASGYRPSDFIDSNDELASVLNLIADGTFSHGDTEVFKPLVDNLRYDDPFLVCADYASYVECQARVSAAWLDGESWTKMSILNTARSGKFSSDRAIAEYCDDIWKVWPLTVKI from the coding sequence ATGGGCGCCCCCGCGCTGCAGCGCGCGATCACCGATCACCTGCGCTACTCGATCGGCCGCCCGGCCGCGGCCCTGCGGCCCGAGCACTACTACCGGGCGCTGGCGCTGGCCGTGCGCGACCGCATGCAGGACCGCCGGGTGGCGTCAACGCAGACCTCGCTCGACCTCGGACGCAAGGTGACCTGCTACTTGTCGGCCGAATTCCTGATGGGCCCGCAGCTGGGCAACAACCTGCTGAACCTGGGCCTGGAGGGCGCTGCGAAGTCTGCCCTGGCCGCGATGGGACAGCGCCTCGACGAAGTGCTGGCCTGCGAGGAAGAACCGGGATTGGGCAACGGCGGCCTGGGCCGGCTCGCGGCCTGCTACCTGGACTCGCTGGCCACCCTCGAACGTCCGGCAATCGGTTACGGAATCCGTTACGAATTCGGCATTTTCGACCAGGAGATCCACGACGGCTGGCAGGTCGAGCAGACCGACAACTGGCTGGATCGCGGAAACCCCTGGGAGATCGCCAAACCCGACGTCAACTACTTCGTCAAATGGGGCGGCCACGTCGAGCGCTACAGCGACGACACCGGCCGGGAGCGCTCCCGATGGGTGCCCGGTTTGTTACTGAAGGGCACCGCCTTCGACACTCCCATCCAGGGTTACGGCGTCAACACCTGCAACGTGCTGACCCTGTGGAGCGCGCGGGCGGTCAAGTCGTTTGCGCTGGACGCCTTCAACACCGGCGACTACTACAAGGCGGTCGAGGACGAGGTGACGTCGGAGACGGTCACCAAGGTGCTCTACCCCAACGACGAGCCGGAGGCCGGCAAGCGGCTTCGTCTGCTGCAGCAGCACTTCTTCGTGTCCTGCTCGCTGCAGCACGTGCTGCACATCATGGACGATCTCGCCGACGCGGGTGTCCGGGAGTTGCCCCAGCGATTCGCCCTGCAGCTCAATGACACTCACCCGTCCATCGGCGTCGCCGAGTTGATGCGGCTGCTGATCGACGAGCGACACCTGGAGTGGGAAGAGGCGTGGGACATCACCGTCGCGACATTCGCCTACACCAACCACACCCTGCTGCCGGAAGCGCTCGAGACCTGGCCGCTGGAGCTCTTCGGCGAATCGCTGCCGCGACACCTGGAGATCATTTACGAGATCAACCGGCGGTTCCTCAACGAGGTGCGCACCCGATTCCTCGGCGACGCGGACCGCGTCCGTCGGATGTCGCTGATCGGCGAGGACGGTGGGAAGAACGTCCGGATGGCACACCTGGCCACGGTCGGCAGCCACGCCATCAACGGCGTCGCCGCGCTGCACTCGGAGCTGCTGAAAGAGAGTGTACTCAAAGACTTCTTCGAAATGTGGCCCGAGCGGTTCAGCAACAAGACGAACGGCGTGACACCGCGGCGATTCCTGGCCCTGTCCAACCCGGGGCTGCGCGAGCTGCTGGATCGCACCATCGGGGACGGCTGGTTAACGGACCTGGGCAAGCTGCGTGGTCTGGAACCGTTCGTCGACGACGCCTCCTTCCGGGAGCAGTGGCGCGACATCAAGCGCAACAACAAGGCCCGGCTGGCCAACTTCATCAAGGAGACGACCGGCGTCGAGCTGAACCCGCAATGGATCTTCGACATCCAAGTCAAGCGAATTCACGAGTACAAGCGCCAGCATCTCAACGTTCTGCACATCATCGCGCTGTACTACCGGCTCAAGCAGAACCCCGAGCTGTCAATTCCACCGCGCGCCTTCATCTTTGGTGGCAAAGCAGCTCCCGGTTACTTCTTGGCCAAGCGAATCATCAAGCTGATCAACGCCGTTGGCGAGACGATCAACAACGACCCGGAGGTCAACAAGTTCCTGAAGGTCGCGTTCATCCCGAACTTCAACGTCCAGAACGCGCACCTGATCTACCCGGCCGCCAACGTGTCCGAGCAGATTTCCACCGCAGGCAAGGAAGCTTCCGGCACCGGCAACATGAAGTTCATGATCAACGGCGCCCTGACAGTCGGCACGCTCGACGGAGCCAACGTCGAGATTCGTGAAGAGGCCGGAGCGGAAAACTTCTTCCTGTTCGGCCTAACCGTCGACGAGGTCGAGGCACTCAAGGCGAGCGGTTACCGCCCGTCGGATTTCATCGACAGCAATGACGAGCTGGCCTCGGTGCTGAATCTCATTGCTGACGGCACGTTCTCGCACGGCGACACCGAGGTGTTCAAGCCGCTGGTGGACAACCTGCGTTACGACGACCCCTTCCTGGTGTGCGCCGACTACGCCTCCTATGTGGAGTGCCAGGCCCGCGTGAGTGCCGCATGGCTGGATGGGGAGTCGTGGACCAAGATGTCGATCCTGAATACCGCGCGCAGCGGCAAGTTCTCGTCCGATCGCGCCATCGCCGAGTACTGCGACGACATCTGGAAGGTCTGGCCACTGACGGTGAAGATCTGA
- a CDS encoding SDR family oxidoreductase, with protein sequence MTFRPSPFRVDLLQGKVALVTGGATGLGLEIARVLGSHGARVAICSRKEPNLQAAVRTLREEGIEAVYGVCDVRSSDEVTVVVEDVLAAFGRLDIVVNNAAGNFPVPISDLSAGGFKAVVDIDLLGTFNVSKAAYDLWLREHGGAVVNISAAIQYRGMALQAHVVSAKAGVDAFSRACAIEWGPDGVRVNVVAPGAMSGTEGVRRIAGDDQHRAIQNPLRRPGSTTEVAETVLFLVSDAASYVTGAVLVVDGGGWLTASGVPDLPGYR encoded by the coding sequence ATGACGTTCCGCCCGAGCCCATTTCGGGTGGATCTGCTGCAAGGAAAGGTGGCGCTGGTCACCGGTGGGGCCACCGGATTGGGTTTGGAGATCGCCCGGGTATTGGGCAGCCATGGCGCTCGCGTGGCCATCTGCAGCCGAAAGGAACCCAATCTTCAGGCCGCGGTTAGGACGTTGCGGGAAGAGGGGATTGAGGCCGTTTACGGCGTCTGCGACGTCCGTAGCAGTGACGAGGTCACGGTCGTCGTCGAGGACGTGCTGGCCGCCTTCGGTCGACTCGACATTGTCGTCAACAACGCCGCCGGGAATTTCCCGGTCCCGATCAGCGACCTGAGCGCGGGCGGATTCAAAGCGGTGGTCGACATCGATCTACTCGGCACATTCAACGTATCCAAAGCGGCGTACGACCTTTGGCTGCGTGAGCACGGTGGGGCCGTGGTGAACATCAGCGCGGCGATCCAGTACCGGGGCATGGCGCTGCAGGCGCACGTCGTGTCGGCCAAAGCCGGCGTTGACGCGTTCAGCCGTGCCTGTGCGATCGAATGGGGGCCCGATGGAGTTCGGGTCAATGTCGTTGCCCCCGGGGCGATGTCGGGGACCGAGGGCGTCCGCAGAATCGCCGGCGACGACCAGCACCGAGCCATCCAGAACCCGCTGCGGCGCCCCGGCTCGACCACCGAGGTCGCCGAGACGGTGTTGTTCCTGGTCAGCGATGCCGCGTCCTACGTGACGGGGGCCGTGCTGGTGGTCGACGGCGGCGGCTGGCTGACGGCCAGCGGCGTACCGGATCTGCCGGGCTATCGCTGA
- a CDS encoding PAS and ANTAR domain-containing protein yields the protein MTRRTVGRVDLRPAPRKSGDPGDVDGLAELSPQGVGWFRFYFDDQRWEWSEQAQRLHGYEPGAVTPTTELLLSHQHPDDRDQVAATFDAITHPRGALTSRHRIIDTGGVVRWVIVVGDQFSDHRGKPIGTHGFYLDVTPTHHSMHSVEDTITARLGEIADKRAPIEHVKGMLMLVYNLDDNAAFELLSWLSQKSNVKLRVLAEKIGVSLRAAAPSAIADRTIFDRALMTAHRLAD from the coding sequence ATGACCAGACGAACCGTCGGTCGCGTCGACCTTCGTCCGGCGCCTCGAAAGTCTGGTGACCCCGGTGACGTCGATGGGCTCGCCGAACTTTCTCCGCAGGGGGTCGGATGGTTCCGCTTCTACTTCGATGACCAACGCTGGGAGTGGTCTGAACAGGCGCAACGGTTGCACGGGTATGAGCCGGGAGCCGTGACTCCGACGACCGAGCTGTTGCTTTCGCACCAGCATCCGGATGACCGCGATCAAGTCGCCGCGACCTTCGACGCGATCACGCACCCCCGTGGCGCATTGACCAGCCGGCACCGCATCATCGACACCGGCGGCGTGGTGCGCTGGGTGATCGTCGTCGGGGATCAGTTTTCGGATCACCGCGGCAAACCGATCGGCACCCACGGCTTCTACCTCGACGTCACCCCCACGCATCATTCAATGCATTCAGTGGAGGACACGATCACCGCACGGTTGGGCGAGATTGCGGACAAACGTGCCCCGATCGAGCACGTCAAAGGCATGCTCATGCTCGTCTACAACCTCGACGACAACGCCGCGTTCGAGTTGCTCAGTTGGCTGTCCCAGAAAAGCAACGTCAAATTGCGCGTCCTGGCCGAAAAAATCGGTGTCTCTTTGCGGGCAGCCGCGCCGAGTGCAATAGCCGATCGAACCATTTTCGACCGTGCACTGATGACCGCGCATCGTCTCGCCGATTAG
- a CDS encoding long chain fatty acid-CoA synthetase Faa4p: MTFPKVGQCFDIEITRDTDGWLVRIPEIDAVARASRRATVDLVARECIAARTGIPVGYIIVYVSKETR; the protein is encoded by the coding sequence GTGACCTTCCCAAAGGTCGGTCAGTGCTTCGACATCGAGATCACCCGGGACACCGATGGGTGGCTCGTCCGGATCCCCGAGATCGACGCCGTCGCGCGCGCCAGCCGCCGGGCCACCGTCGACTTGGTAGCGCGCGAATGCATCGCCGCCCGCACCGGCATCCCGGTCGGTTACATCATCGTTTACGTCTCGAAAGAGACCCGCTAG
- a CDS encoding HpcH/HpaI aldolase/citrate lyase family protein, translated as MAPTTRPRRSALYLPGNKDRALEKGKSLPADVLIFDLEDAVGPDAKVGSRAKVCDALSSDGYRPREVVVRINGAGTDWHDDDLAAVAGSAADGVLVPKVETGKEVRTLADALDALDAPQSLQLWAMIETPRAILRAEEIAAASDRLTVLVVGTNDLVNELHGLHVPGRAPVVPALALAVLGARAAGKAILDGVYNTIDDEAGFRAEAQQGREMGFDGKTLIHPTQVAPANELFGPSDNELADAREIVSAYEAAQAAGNSVITVNGRMIENLHVRDAQRILALADLIAELESQ; from the coding sequence ATGGCACCGACGACGCGCCCGCGCCGATCCGCTCTGTATCTCCCCGGCAACAAAGATCGAGCACTCGAAAAGGGGAAATCGCTCCCCGCCGACGTGCTGATTTTCGATCTCGAGGATGCGGTCGGCCCCGACGCCAAAGTCGGCTCCAGAGCGAAGGTGTGCGACGCGCTCTCGTCAGACGGCTATCGGCCTCGCGAGGTTGTGGTGCGTATCAATGGCGCGGGCACCGATTGGCACGACGACGATCTCGCCGCCGTCGCCGGTTCGGCGGCCGATGGGGTGCTGGTGCCGAAGGTAGAGACCGGAAAAGAAGTCCGAACGCTGGCCGATGCGCTCGATGCGCTCGATGCGCCGCAGTCGTTGCAGCTGTGGGCGATGATCGAAACGCCGCGAGCCATCCTGCGGGCGGAGGAGATCGCGGCGGCCAGCGATCGGCTGACCGTGCTGGTGGTCGGCACCAACGACCTGGTCAACGAACTGCACGGCCTGCATGTACCCGGACGTGCACCGGTGGTACCCGCGTTGGCGCTTGCGGTGTTGGGTGCGCGAGCGGCAGGCAAGGCCATCTTGGACGGCGTATACAACACCATCGACGACGAAGCGGGTTTCCGGGCCGAGGCACAGCAGGGCCGCGAGATGGGTTTCGACGGCAAAACCTTGATCCATCCGACCCAGGTTGCCCCCGCCAACGAATTGTTTGGTCCCTCGGACAACGAACTCGCCGATGCCCGCGAGATCGTCTCGGCGTATGAGGCGGCCCAGGCCGCGGGGAACAGCGTTATCACCGTGAATGGCCGCATGATCGAAAACCTGCACGTGCGTGACGCGCAGCGGATCCTCGCCCTGGCCGATCTCATCGCCGAACTCGAATCCCAATGA
- a CDS encoding MgtC/SapB family protein, with protein MSWQQIQPFLVALAIGLLLGLERERSHSRRLPAGSRSFALLSLVGAIVASFNEWAVLAGLVVVGALLALAYFRTSERDPGTTTAIAALATYLLGALAYTRPALAVAISVVVAGLLVSKERIHRFAREIVSDVEVEDAIKFFVVALVILPLLPDQQLGPYGVLNPAKVWLLVVLLTGIGWVGYIGVRALGPERGVLVAGLAGGFVSATATTASMGRLSRTATSLRAPLASALLASLATFVQLLIVIALVDVELLRRLWPPVTAGAVVLVGVAAFVYRGGTHQQNTAEGKEVEATKASRPFALRPALVLAAVLTFALLVGRWGADIFGPKGVVVATFAAGLADAHAGAVAAASLAAKGDITVDTALVAVAAALGSNLLVKTVLAFTAGGRRFGLGFLAAMSVPALVFGVALAATVAVL; from the coding sequence GTGAGCTGGCAGCAAATCCAGCCGTTCCTAGTCGCGCTGGCCATTGGGTTGCTGCTCGGCTTGGAGCGCGAACGCAGCCACAGCCGCAGGCTCCCTGCCGGGTCGCGCTCGTTCGCGCTCCTGTCGTTGGTTGGGGCCATCGTCGCGAGCTTCAACGAGTGGGCAGTGCTGGCTGGGCTCGTTGTCGTCGGGGCGCTGCTGGCGCTCGCATACTTTCGCACCAGCGAAAGAGACCCCGGAACGACCACAGCGATCGCCGCACTCGCGACCTACCTGCTCGGTGCGCTCGCCTACACACGTCCGGCTCTGGCCGTGGCCATCTCTGTGGTTGTCGCAGGTCTGCTTGTGTCGAAGGAGCGCATCCATCGCTTTGCCCGCGAGATCGTCAGCGACGTCGAAGTAGAGGACGCCATCAAGTTCTTCGTCGTGGCGCTCGTGATCCTGCCGCTGCTTCCGGATCAGCAGCTCGGACCGTATGGCGTACTGAACCCGGCGAAGGTGTGGCTCCTGGTGGTACTGCTCACGGGTATCGGCTGGGTCGGCTACATCGGTGTTCGGGCACTCGGGCCCGAACGGGGCGTGCTCGTCGCCGGTTTGGCTGGCGGATTCGTCTCGGCGACTGCGACGACGGCATCGATGGGCCGGCTCAGCCGGACGGCTACCAGCTTGCGTGCGCCCCTCGCCAGTGCACTGCTCGCGAGCCTCGCGACCTTCGTGCAGCTGCTCATCGTGATCGCGCTCGTCGACGTCGAACTGCTGCGCCGCCTGTGGCCTCCAGTGACCGCTGGAGCGGTCGTGCTGGTGGGCGTCGCCGCCTTCGTCTACCGGGGTGGCACTCACCAGCAGAATACTGCGGAGGGCAAGGAAGTCGAGGCGACGAAGGCAAGCCGACCCTTCGCGTTGCGGCCCGCGCTCGTTCTGGCCGCGGTGCTGACCTTCGCTCTGCTCGTTGGTCGTTGGGGCGCTGACATATTCGGCCCAAAAGGGGTGGTGGTTGCCACGTTCGCTGCGGGTCTCGCCGATGCTCACGCCGGCGCGGTTGCGGCCGCCAGCCTCGCCGCCAAGGGCGACATCACCGTCGACACCGCGTTGGTCGCGGTGGCTGCAGCGTTGGGTTCCAACCTGCTGGTGAAGACGGTGTTGGCTTTCACCGCCGGCGGTCGTCGCTTCGGGCTTGGTTTTCTTGCCGCCATGTCCGTGCCGGCCCTGGTGTTCGGTGTCGCCTTGGCGGCGACCGTGGCCGTGCTGTGA
- a CDS encoding pyridoxamine 5'-phosphate oxidase family protein — MASTGFHEGEVATQRRAGVERAAQRLENMLSAHGLSGGAAQFLATQRFAAITGRDREGVLWVSPLSGQPGFLRGAEDTVRISAVPREGDPLHRMPAGQQVGLIAIDFAARRRMRINGSLTESDGAGLAVRVEQAYGNCPQYIHRRDINVAAVTAPSETPRQTTSLSAADQAMIEASDTFFLGTTHPFRGSDASHRGGPPGFVRVGSPEMLWWPDYPGNNMFNSFGNLAVDDEAALLFVDVATGASLQLSGSAEVEWTRPGADGDDGGVGRRVVFSVGSVVASGDLGTRAS, encoded by the coding sequence GTGGCATCAACGGGTTTCCACGAGGGTGAGGTTGCGACCCAACGCCGGGCCGGCGTCGAACGGGCCGCACAACGCCTGGAAAACATGCTTAGCGCGCATGGCTTATCCGGGGGTGCTGCGCAATTCCTGGCAACGCAGCGGTTTGCCGCGATCACCGGGCGTGACCGCGAGGGAGTGCTCTGGGTCTCCCCGTTGTCGGGGCAGCCGGGGTTCCTGCGCGGCGCCGAAGACACGGTGCGGATCTCGGCCGTTCCGCGCGAGGGCGATCCCCTGCACCGGATGCCGGCCGGCCAGCAGGTCGGCCTGATCGCCATCGATTTCGCCGCCCGGCGCAGAATGCGCATCAACGGCAGCCTCACCGAAAGCGACGGCGCCGGCCTGGCGGTGCGCGTCGAGCAGGCGTACGGAAACTGTCCCCAATACATCCACCGCCGCGACATCAACGTCGCCGCCGTCACCGCCCCTTCCGAAACTCCAAGGCAAACAACATCTTTGAGTGCTGCGGATCAAGCGATGATAGAAGCCTCGGACACGTTCTTCCTCGGTACCACGCATCCTTTTCGGGGCAGTGACGCATCGCATCGCGGCGGCCCTCCCGGATTTGTTCGGGTTGGCTCCCCCGAAATGCTGTGGTGGCCGGATTACCCGGGCAACAACATGTTCAACAGCTTCGGCAACCTGGCGGTCGACGACGAGGCCGCGCTGTTGTTCGTTGACGTCGCCACCGGCGCCAGCCTGCAGCTGTCCGGCAGCGCCGAGGTGGAGTGGACGCGCCCCGGGGCGGACGGTGACGACGGCGGCGTGGGACGTCGCGTCGTATTCTCGGTCGGCTCAGTCGTCGCGTCGGGAGATCTGGGCACCAGGGCAAGCTAG
- a CDS encoding alpha/beta fold hydrolase, with translation MIEVRDRNQRLRNEVEHPQLYEEVTITSADVPIVLSVWRGCSGGPVVVFLPGTMTHPLFYEEFCDGLAAQGITVVGVHAEGHGKSPRIGRLLRLQTLVNNALDAIAWARARFGRLPVVVGSSQGGVLAMIVATRDHELAGVLAHNILDPALPESTSVSRFPTFLQAGYRPFVRGLRVLAKLAPRLPIRFNIYLDLARVCREPWTAEQFLLDPLGLRAYPLAFLADLFNADLTAMSDGTITCPVVVVAGRADPLFSLDYTQKVFARIVAPAKDLVVFDTDHHLLFNECLPLVLPRVAELIASLDATASGKLGTGDRGTAAAVLEG, from the coding sequence GTGATCGAAGTGCGCGACCGAAATCAGCGGCTGCGCAATGAGGTGGAGCACCCGCAACTCTATGAGGAGGTGACGATTACCTCCGCGGACGTTCCGATTGTGCTGTCGGTGTGGCGCGGTTGTTCGGGCGGCCCGGTGGTGGTGTTTCTGCCCGGAACAATGACGCACCCGCTCTTCTATGAAGAGTTCTGCGACGGCCTTGCCGCCCAAGGCATTACCGTCGTCGGCGTGCATGCCGAAGGGCATGGAAAGAGTCCTCGCATCGGGCGGCTGCTGCGTCTGCAAACTCTTGTCAACAACGCCCTCGACGCGATCGCATGGGCTCGGGCGCGGTTCGGCAGATTGCCCGTCGTGGTGGGCTCTAGTCAGGGCGGTGTGCTGGCGATGATCGTTGCGACCCGTGATCACGAGCTCGCCGGCGTCCTCGCTCACAACATCCTCGATCCGGCCCTGCCCGAGTCGACCTCGGTCTCTCGATTCCCGACGTTTCTCCAAGCGGGCTACCGACCGTTCGTACGAGGGCTTCGAGTGCTGGCCAAGCTCGCACCGCGGCTACCAATCCGGTTCAATATCTACCTGGACCTGGCCCGAGTGTGCCGCGAGCCCTGGACGGCCGAGCAATTCCTGCTCGACCCACTCGGTCTGCGTGCCTACCCTCTGGCATTTCTGGCCGATCTCTTCAACGCAGATTTGACAGCCATGAGCGATGGCACGATCACGTGCCCGGTCGTGGTTGTCGCGGGCCGTGCAGACCCCTTGTTCAGCCTCGACTACACACAGAAAGTCTTCGCCCGCATCGTCGCCCCTGCCAAAGATCTCGTCGTGTTCGACACCGACCACCACCTCTTGTTCAACGAATGCCTGCCCCTGGTGCTGCCACGGGTCGCCGAACTTATTGCAAGCCTCGATGCGACCGCGAGCGGGAAGCTGGGGACCGGCGACCGTGGCACCGCTGCGGCTGTGCTCGAAGGGTAG